CGAGTCCCAACATCAACTCCGTATGATTTCTCGTTTGAATCGGCTCGATGATTTCAGAAATCCCATCAGCGTGAAGTGCGGCAAAAATAACCAACGATTTTACCTGTGCGGAAGGAATTTTCTGATAAAACTGAATCGGAGATAGCGGCTTTTTTCCCTCAATTTCAATAGGTGGGGCACCGGTTTCGGATAGCTTAATGGATGCGCCCATTTGTGTTAGCGGTTCGGCCACACGGCGCATAGGGCGTTTCATCAAGGAATGGTCTCCCACAAGGGTTGTGCGAAACGGCTGCGCGGCTAAAATGCCTGAGAGCATTCGGATGGTCGAGCCAGAATTGTTGCACATCAGTTCGCGTTTGCTGCGCGATAAGCTCCAAAGTCCAGATGACTTGATCACCACTTTGCGTTGCTCATATCCATCGTTGGTTAGAAAAGACTCTTGCTGTATATCAACGCCTAAGCTTTGCAATACGCTAAGGGTGGTTTGGTTATCTAATCCTGCCGAATAGTTGGTGATTTCGGTAATGCCGTTGGAAAGAGCACCGATTAAAGCCGTCCGATGCGAAATAGATTTGTCAGGAGGAAGATTAAAAAAGGTTCCGTTAAATGTTTTCATCAATGAGTATTATCGTAAAGGGTATCGGGAAATAAAAAAAGGCTGACCACGAAAGTCTCCATTCCAAGTAAAGTAAAAATACGCTCAAAACTCTATAATTTACTTAACTTTGCTTCTAAAATGGAAACTTTAATTGTGGCAGCCTCAAAAAAGAGCTTAAATCGATTTATGCGTTGCTTTCCTCATTCGCACGCTGTGCTCTGCGCTTGGAGCGGGCGCGCTTCAGACGATCATCTACGGACGGCTTTGTGTAGTAAGCGCGTTTGCGGAATTCTTTCAAAACGCCAGCGCGTTCGTACTTCTTCTTAAAGCGTTTTAACAGCTTATCGATCGTTTCGTTATCCATTAATTGAACACCAACCACGTTGATCTCACCTCCTTTGCAATCGTGTCAGTCAAAAGTATTTATGATTTTTTAATCTTTAACTTCATCTTCCCTTTTTTGGTCACCGTTCTTACCGTACCATCTGGGTTGATCGGAATATTTTCTAAAAGTTGTTTATTTCCGTTCTTTCTAAACTCAACAATCACCACATTTGCGCCGCTTGCGGTTGTTTGCTTGCTGCGTACAATGCCAACATCGTCCAGCGTTGGGTGAAAAACAGCGTCGCCAACGGCATAAAGGCCTTGCGGGAAATATTTTGTACAGTCCTCAGGCTTTAAATCCTCAAGCTTGGGTTCGCGGTCGATTTGAATTTCCCATTCCTTCACCAACTGAACCTGCATACATTTTGGGCATTTAAGCCAATACTGATTTTCGGACTCTGTGGAAGCGGCTGCCTTAGCAGGTTTTTCTTGCTTGCCAGACGAATTTGCCACGTTTTCTTTTGGCTTATCGCATGGTTTCCATTCACCGACTAATAACTTTGGTACGTACTCGTTGCAAATATCGCAGAAAGAAGCTTTAATTTTTCCTGCTAAAATCCAATCTCGTTTCGTAACTAAGTGAGCTGTTCCGTTGCCGGAAACGGAAGTCTTGCTTCCATTGACATTTTTCGTGTGGCTTTCCACTTTCTTTCTGCTTTCAGCCTGCTGATTTTCAGATTGAGTTGAAACCCCTGATTGTTTCAAAACCAAATCTTTCCTCCGATGATTAATTACCCCGTAAGGCAAGCGTGTTATAAAATCGGTTGAATATAAAAAACTACGTCTAAAATCAAGAAAAAAGTTTTGGCAACAACATCTTAGCAAAAGCCCCGAACCGCCCTTCTTATTTTAGGGCGAAATCAGTGTCTACAAAACTTTTTCCGTCAAAAAAAGCGGCTTACTTTGTATAAGCTTTGGTCAATCGAGAAAGCGCTGCTTGGCTGATGTCATCGATTTCATCTGTTCCGGTAATGCAAATGGATAAATCGTGAAGCAGCCCATCCGAGAGGCCATACAGCCATCCATGAATGGATAACTTTTGCCCGCGCGCCCATGCCGATTCCACAATGGTGGTTTGGCACACATTGATGACTTGCTCAACCACATTCAGCTCGCAAAGTTTATCCAGTTTTTCTTTTCCATCTGTTATAGTATTAAGCACTGAGCTGTGTTTTCTGATCACATCTTGAACATGACGAAGCCAATTGTCGATCAGCCCGTGCGAGCTATATTGCATCGCAGCCATAATGCCACCACAGCCATAGTGTCCGCAAACCATGATATGCTCCACCTGAAGTACGTCCACCGCGTACTGAATCACCGATAAGCAATTCAGGTCGGTGTGAATAACCATGTTTGCGACATTTCGATGAACAAAAAGTTCCCCCGGCATCAGTCCCACAATCTCATTTGCCGGCACGCGGCTATCGGAGCAGCCAATCCACAGATACTTGGGTGCTTGCTGTTTGGAAAGTGTTGGGAAAAATTCCGGATCACGCTCCGTAATGCTTTTTGCCCATCTCTTATTGTTTTCAAACAGTTCGTGTAACGTCCGCATAATTTTTTACGACTTGAATCAAATTTAAAATGATTGATAAAACCACTGCATTTGAGCGGCTCCGCTAACGAGCCGTTATTATAAGCGTTTTTTCTTAGGATTATCAATAAATTCTTGTGCTTTTGGTTATTTGGGGCAATTTTTAGGGCAAAAATTTTTGAAGCCAATTCGCAGGGTTGAGCAGAAGTGACTGTTTCACCATCCCAATATGAAATCATAAACTCACGCAAACAATGCGAACAAGTTTGAAAAAAGAACGAAAACCAAAGGCTAAAGATTTTTTATCATGAAAAAAATTGGTTCTATTTAAAGACGCGGCTCTTTTTCTTGCAAAAGCCTTTTTTGCAAGGCTTTCTTTTTTTGCGTTATTTATTTGTCATAACAACTCAACTTGCTGCAAAAACGGCACAACATTTTCAGGCATGAAAGTTCTTAAATTCGGTGGATCTTCGATCGCTTCGTCAAAGCGGATTAAAAATGTCATTCAGATTATTCACAACGCGGTTCGCAATGACAAAATCATTGTGGTCGTTTCGGCATTCGGCGGGGTTACGGATTTATTGATTGAAACCGGCCTGAAAGCCGAACAAGGCGACGCAAGCTACCGCGAGTCGCTGGCCAAACTGGAAGAACGGCATCGGCAAACGGCCATTGAATTGTTCTCGGAGGATGTGTATCAGGATGCTTTGCTGCATCTGAAAAAAGAATTCACAGAGATAAATAATGTCTTGCAAGGCGTGTTTTTGCTGCACGAGCGCTCCGCAAAAAGCGCGGACTTGATTTCAAGCTTTGGCGAGCGGCTTTCGGCCTACTTGATCAGCAGAGCCTTAACTTGCGAAGGAATAGACGCGTCGTATGTCGACGCGCGAAAATTAATTCGCACCGACCGTAACTACGGCCATGCTTGTGTATCCTTCGAAGAAACCAATGCGCGCATTCGTGCCTATATCGAATCCGATTCTGCCTTGCCGGTTGTCACTGGCTTTATTGCGTCCGCCAATGATGATACCACGACGACGCTTGGCCGCGGCGGATCGGATTATACGGCAGCCATCCTGGCTGGTGCGCTGTCGGCTGCGGAAATCCAAATTTGGACAGATGTGCCCGGCTTAATGAGCGCCGATCCGCGTCGCGTGAAGGAGGCTTACACCTTGCCGATTATTAGCTACGCCGAAGCAA
Above is a window of Chloroherpeton thalassium ATCC 35110 DNA encoding:
- the rpsU gene encoding 30S ribosomal protein S21 yields the protein MVGVQLMDNETIDKLLKRFKKKYERAGVLKEFRKRAYYTKPSVDDRLKRARSKRRAQRANEESNA
- the can gene encoding carbonate dehydratase — its product is MRTLHELFENNKRWAKSITERDPEFFPTLSKQQAPKYLWIGCSDSRVPANEIVGLMPGELFVHRNVANMVIHTDLNCLSVIQYAVDVLQVEHIMVCGHYGCGGIMAAMQYSSHGLIDNWLRHVQDVIRKHSSVLNTITDGKEKLDKLCELNVVEQVINVCQTTIVESAWARGQKLSIHGWLYGLSDGLLHDLSICITGTDEIDDISQAALSRLTKAYTK